From a region of the Teredinibacter turnerae genome:
- the cpdA gene encoding 3',5'-cyclic-AMP phosphodiesterase, whose translation MRPFRLLQITDCHLGSVPGEKLLGMDTDQSLHDVLQLIQANEAPDLILATGDISNDGGVASYERFIQLIERYFPNTPLAWLPGNHDDPTNMDQVARLPIEAHCVRGGWNMIFLDSRIPMEVGGDLEDYELDRLERLLSAYPRLPAAIFLHHQPIPVGSEWLDTYVVRNNKPFFKILDKYPNVKTVCWGHVHQQFDAERKGVKLLATPSTCVQFLPRSSDFGVDRVMPGYRRFELHANGELTTQVCRIKDKVYQIDFASTGY comes from the coding sequence ATGCGTCCTTTTCGACTTTTACAGATAACGGATTGTCACCTGGGCAGTGTGCCGGGGGAAAAGCTCCTCGGCATGGATACTGATCAGAGCCTGCACGATGTGCTACAACTGATTCAGGCCAACGAAGCCCCAGACCTGATTTTGGCCACTGGCGACATCTCCAATGATGGCGGTGTGGCGTCGTACGAGCGTTTTATCCAGTTGATCGAGCGCTACTTCCCTAATACACCCCTGGCATGGTTGCCTGGTAATCACGACGATCCCACCAATATGGACCAGGTAGCGCGCTTGCCCATCGAGGCCCATTGCGTGCGCGGTGGCTGGAATATGATCTTCCTCGATTCCCGTATTCCCATGGAAGTGGGTGGCGATCTGGAAGACTACGAACTCGACCGTCTTGAGCGACTGCTGAGTGCATATCCGCGATTACCAGCGGCGATTTTCCTGCATCACCAGCCGATTCCTGTTGGCAGCGAGTGGCTCGATACCTACGTGGTGCGTAATAACAAGCCTTTTTTCAAAATCCTCGATAAATACCCGAACGTTAAAACCGTGTGCTGGGGTCATGTGCATCAGCAGTTCGACGCGGAGCGCAAAGGCGTTAAGTTACTGGCAACGCCGTCCACCTGCGTACAGTTCTTGCCGCGTTCGTCCGACTTCGGCGTAGACCGCGTAATGCCGGGTTACCGACGTTTCGAGCTGCACGCCAATGGCGAACTCACTACCCAGGTGTGCCGCATTAAAGACAAGGTCTACCAAATCGACTTTGCGTCAACGGGTTACTAG
- a CDS encoding YqiA/YcfP family alpha/beta fold hydrolase encodes MQYLLYIHGFLSSPQSLKARVTASWMTEHHPGITFLCPELSSYPQQASAALNELTAELPAEQLGVIGSSLGGFWATWLLERRRAKRAVLINPAVTPQNLVGELLDKPLKNYYSSAEYRLDSSHVAALKACDYANLRRPEAYWLMVQKGDETLSYEQSVAKYHASRQTIEEGGSHTFDGYENWLPEILSFLQTP; translated from the coding sequence ATGCAGTATTTGCTCTATATCCACGGTTTTCTCAGTTCCCCCCAATCGCTGAAAGCACGAGTAACCGCCAGCTGGATGACGGAACATCACCCCGGTATCACATTTCTCTGCCCGGAACTCTCTTCTTACCCACAGCAGGCTTCAGCAGCGCTGAATGAACTAACCGCAGAACTACCCGCGGAGCAGCTTGGCGTTATAGGCAGTTCGTTGGGCGGTTTCTGGGCGACCTGGCTGCTTGAACGTCGACGCGCAAAACGCGCGGTATTGATTAACCCGGCGGTAACGCCGCAAAACCTGGTGGGCGAATTGCTCGATAAGCCGCTCAAAAACTACTATTCCTCAGCGGAATACCGTTTGGATAGCTCCCATGTGGCAGCGCTAAAGGCCTGCGATTATGCTAACCTGCGTCGTCCCGAGGCCTATTGGCTAATGGTTCAGAAAGGTGACGAAACCCTGTCGTATGAGCAGTCTGTGGCCAAGTATCACGCGTCGCGTCAAACCATTGAAGAGGGCGGCAGTCACACATTTGACGGATATGAAAACTGGCTGCCCGAGATACTAAGCTTTTTGCAAACGCCTTAA
- the parE gene encoding DNA topoisomerase IV subunit B, protein MANYTAEDIEVLTGLDPVKKRPGMYTDTNRPNHLAQEVIDNSVDEALAGFARKIQVTLHKDNSISVADDGRGMPVDLHPEQNKPGVEVILSTLHAGGKFSNKNYQFSGGLHGVGVSVVNALSKILEVTIKRDGQVYRIGFQSGDKSVDLHVVDTCGKRNTGTSVRFLPDPKYFDSPKFSVSRLRHVLRAKAVLCPGLEVVFTDEQSGETDTWYYEDGLRDYLTAATQGWETLPAEPFVGSFSAESEAADWAVQWLPEGGEITQESYVNLIPTAQGGTHVNGLRTGLMEAMREYCEIRNLIPRGVKLAPDDIWANCCFVLSSKLADPQFSGQTKERLSSREAAAFVSGVAKDAFSLWLNQHTEDGDKLADYCISNAQKRVRSSKKIARKKVTAGPALPGKLADCSSDDPAAGELFLVEGDSAGGSAKQARDRVNQAIMPLRGKILNTWEVDSAEVLGSQEVHDISVALGIDPGSDNLENLRYHKVCILADADSDGLHIATLLCALFVRHFPSLVKAGHVFVAMPPLFRIDIGQDVYYALDESEKQGILDRIAAEKKKGKVNVQRFKGLGEMNPMQLRETTMAVDTRRLVQLVIEPGDDTHQIMDMLLAKKRSSDRKEWLETKGDMAEVG, encoded by the coding sequence ATGGCAAATTACACCGCAGAAGATATTGAAGTTCTCACGGGCTTAGATCCGGTCAAAAAACGACCGGGCATGTATACCGATACCAACCGCCCCAACCACTTGGCACAAGAAGTTATCGACAACAGTGTCGACGAAGCGCTGGCTGGCTTTGCCCGAAAAATTCAAGTCACCCTGCACAAGGATAACTCCATCAGTGTCGCCGACGACGGTCGCGGCATGCCCGTGGATTTACACCCCGAACAAAACAAACCGGGGGTAGAAGTTATTCTTTCCACGCTTCATGCGGGCGGTAAATTTTCCAACAAAAATTACCAGTTTTCCGGTGGACTGCACGGTGTTGGGGTGTCGGTTGTTAATGCCCTGTCGAAAATTCTGGAAGTGACGATCAAGCGCGACGGCCAGGTGTATCGCATAGGGTTTCAAAGTGGCGATAAATCCGTCGATTTGCATGTGGTGGATACCTGCGGCAAACGCAACACCGGTACCAGCGTGCGCTTTTTGCCAGATCCAAAATATTTTGATTCGCCCAAGTTCTCTGTTTCCCGTTTGCGACATGTACTGCGTGCAAAAGCGGTGCTCTGCCCTGGCCTGGAAGTGGTGTTTACGGATGAGCAGTCCGGCGAAACCGATACCTGGTATTACGAAGACGGCCTGCGCGATTACCTGACTGCTGCAACGCAAGGGTGGGAAACCCTGCCTGCCGAACCGTTTGTTGGCAGTTTCAGTGCTGAATCTGAGGCTGCAGACTGGGCCGTGCAATGGCTGCCTGAAGGTGGTGAAATCACGCAAGAAAGCTACGTTAACCTTATTCCCACCGCGCAGGGCGGCACTCACGTAAACGGTTTGCGTACCGGGCTTATGGAGGCCATGCGCGAATATTGCGAGATACGCAATCTAATTCCACGCGGCGTGAAGCTGGCGCCGGACGATATTTGGGCTAACTGCTGTTTTGTGCTGTCGTCCAAACTGGCAGACCCTCAGTTTTCCGGGCAAACCAAAGAGCGATTGTCATCGCGCGAAGCGGCGGCGTTTGTCTCGGGCGTAGCCAAAGATGCGTTCAGCCTGTGGTTGAACCAACACACAGAAGACGGCGATAAACTGGCTGACTACTGCATCAGCAACGCACAAAAGCGCGTGCGATCGAGCAAAAAGATCGCGCGTAAAAAAGTAACCGCGGGCCCCGCGCTGCCAGGCAAGCTAGCCGACTGCTCTTCGGACGATCCAGCCGCAGGTGAGTTGTTTTTAGTGGAAGGTGACTCCGCTGGCGGTTCTGCCAAGCAAGCGCGAGACCGTGTAAATCAAGCCATTATGCCGTTGCGCGGCAAAATTCTTAACACCTGGGAAGTCGATAGTGCCGAGGTGCTCGGGTCCCAGGAAGTGCACGATATTTCCGTTGCGCTGGGTATAGATCCGGGTTCCGACAACCTGGAAAATCTGCGCTACCACAAAGTCTGTATCCTCGCTGATGCTGACTCCGACGGCCTGCACATTGCCACCTTGTTGTGTGCCTTGTTCGTTCGCCACTTTCCTTCGCTGGTTAAAGCTGGCCACGTATTTGTCGCGATGCCACCATTGTTCCGTATCGATATAGGCCAGGATGTTTACTACGCGCTCGACGAAAGCGAAAAACAAGGCATTCTCGACCGCATCGCCGCCGAAAAGAAAAAAGGCAAAGTCAACGTACAGCGCTTTAAAGGTCTGGGCGAAATGAACCCCATGCAACTGCGCGAAACCACCATGGCCGTCGATACCCGCCGCCTGGTTCAACTGGTAATAGAACCCGGCGACGACACCCACCAAATAATGGATATGCTCCTCGCAAAAAAACGCTCTAGCGATCGCAAAGAGTGGTTGGAGACAAAAGGGGATATGGCGGAAGTGGGGTAG
- a CDS encoding alanyl-tRNA editing protein, which translates to MSLHELTTQSIYDDEPYSKTLEASLLAIKENFALFDKTIFYPLGGGQPGDTGTLEFPDGTSRNVTNTYRDREQTQQIWLELDTPLSEEHIGLSAVQTLNWDRRYRHMQFHTCLHLLCALVDAPVTGCNISEDKARLDFDLPEPSVTKEGITEELNALIQKAAAVTPASITPEELASNTDLIKSADVAPPAYNGRIRLVKIEGIDTQPCGGTHVKTTSEINTVVCTKIKKVSKSNRRIEISWG; encoded by the coding sequence ATGAGTCTGCATGAATTAACCACCCAATCCATCTACGATGACGAACCTTACAGCAAAACGCTGGAAGCCAGTTTACTTGCAATTAAAGAGAATTTCGCACTTTTTGATAAAACCATTTTTTATCCGCTTGGTGGCGGTCAGCCTGGCGATACGGGTACCCTGGAGTTTCCCGACGGCACCAGCCGAAACGTCACCAATACCTACCGAGATAGAGAGCAGACCCAACAAATCTGGCTGGAGTTGGACACACCGCTGAGCGAGGAACACATTGGCCTCTCTGCGGTACAAACGCTGAACTGGGACCGTCGTTACCGCCACATGCAATTTCATACGTGCCTGCATCTGCTATGTGCGCTGGTCGATGCTCCCGTAACTGGCTGCAATATCAGTGAAGACAAAGCGCGCCTGGACTTCGACCTGCCTGAGCCTAGTGTTACTAAAGAAGGGATTACCGAAGAACTCAACGCCCTGATTCAAAAAGCCGCAGCCGTCACACCCGCCAGCATTACCCCAGAAGAACTTGCCAGTAACACAGACCTGATAAAGTCCGCCGACGTCGCCCCACCCGCCTATAACGGCCGCATCCGACTCGTAAAAATCGAGGGAATCGACACCCAACCTTGCGGCGGCACCCATGTAAAAACCACCAGTGAAATAAATACCGTAGTATGTACAAAAATTAAAAAAGTGAGCAAAAGCAATCGCCGAATTGAAATCAGCTGGGGGTGA
- a CDS encoding serine O-acetyltransferase has protein sequence MTFSTTAMSMESKLTSIIYQHLTGFEIKCIKDMGLFPFGTSSTLVRDLMDDLQAFADKDPAAGGRLDLLLENSSSFLAIVYYRIAHFFWLAGAHEPGMEHLAVRISEVSKRTLGIDIHHAARIGKRFVLDHAFGTVIGETCCIGKDCYILGGVILGAYGISGNASDKRHPTLGDRVQIGSNARLLGPIDIGDDVFISPNCVVTKSIPAGTRVSIVNQIQINKSHLPAQPPFTKVYGSLVHQNEVVLLCNGFTRLSASIVDNNHIEISAINVIPQSSHEHVVVLKMELVEDIDHSSYAEPLHLQLKDDGHEITLISPPQLTHMLRNMTINAKGRLNESA, from the coding sequence ATGACTTTTTCCACAACTGCCATGAGTATGGAAAGCAAACTAACCAGTATTATTTATCAACACCTCACAGGGTTCGAAATAAAGTGCATTAAAGATATGGGCCTTTTTCCATTTGGCACGTCGAGCACACTGGTTCGGGATCTCATGGATGATCTGCAAGCGTTTGCCGACAAAGACCCAGCTGCCGGTGGTCGGTTGGATCTCCTTTTGGAGAACTCATCATCTTTTTTGGCGATTGTATATTACCGTATCGCCCACTTTTTCTGGCTAGCCGGCGCTCACGAACCCGGAATGGAACATTTGGCGGTAAGGATCTCTGAAGTTAGTAAACGTACTTTGGGAATCGATATCCATCACGCGGCGCGCATTGGTAAACGGTTCGTACTGGATCACGCCTTCGGTACCGTCATTGGCGAAACCTGCTGCATTGGCAAAGATTGCTATATTCTCGGCGGCGTTATTCTCGGCGCTTACGGCATCTCGGGCAATGCTTCTGACAAGCGCCACCCAACGCTTGGGGATCGCGTGCAGATCGGCTCTAACGCGCGCCTTCTTGGCCCAATTGATATTGGCGACGATGTTTTTATCAGCCCCAATTGCGTCGTCACAAAAAGTATTCCCGCTGGTACACGGGTTTCTATTGTCAACCAAATCCAGATTAATAAATCCCACCTGCCCGCACAGCCGCCGTTTACGAAAGTGTATGGCTCGCTGGTCCACCAAAATGAAGTTGTACTGCTATGCAACGGCTTTACTCGATTGTCCGCTAGCATAGTAGACAACAACCACATAGAAATATCCGCCATTAACGTTATTCCCCAGTCCTCTCACGAGCATGTGGTTGTGTTAAAAATGGAACTCGTAGAAGATATTGATCACTCCAGTTATGCGGAACCGCTACACCTGCAACTAAAAGACGATGGGCACGAAATTACATTAATCAGCCCGCCACAGTTAACCCATATGCTGCGTAACATGACCATAAATGCGAAAGGACGATTAAATGAGTCTGCATGA
- a CDS encoding PLP-dependent cysteine synthase family protein — MIYQNILETVGNTPVITLQKLSRELGVNVFLKMESFNPGGSHKVRIALGMIKDAEKRGILKPNSGQVILEPSGGNTGIGLAMAANILGYKLVLVIPDNYSVEKQRLLHLYGADVILSDSTRGNNSHGELAWEIQLSNPDYVMLNQQKNPANPQTHRETTSQEIVEDFSRQGLAYFVGGIGTGGHITGVGEILKKRWPELKVIGVEPEGCDLRNNIHAPHDLQGLSVGIVPDVLNVGLLDDTVQIRTADCKSMVKRILRNEGISLGLSSAANLVAISQLAKREIPQNSNVIALAYDQVDSYLNYFSE, encoded by the coding sequence ATGATTTATCAGAATATTTTAGAAACGGTCGGCAATACCCCGGTTATCACTTTGCAAAAGCTTTCCCGCGAACTGGGTGTCAATGTTTTTTTAAAAATGGAAAGCTTTAACCCCGGGGGTAGCCATAAAGTCAGAATTGCGTTGGGTATGATTAAAGACGCGGAAAAGCGCGGCATACTTAAACCCAATAGTGGTCAGGTTATTCTGGAGCCTAGCGGTGGAAATACCGGAATAGGACTGGCGATGGCAGCAAATATTTTAGGCTATAAGCTTGTGCTGGTCATTCCCGATAATTACAGCGTAGAAAAACAACGCTTACTCCACCTTTACGGGGCTGATGTTATTTTGTCAGACAGTACGCGAGGTAACAACTCGCACGGCGAATTAGCCTGGGAAATTCAGCTGTCGAATCCCGATTACGTGATGCTTAATCAGCAAAAAAATCCAGCTAACCCCCAAACTCACAGAGAAACCACGTCACAGGAAATTGTTGAAGATTTCTCTCGTCAGGGATTGGCCTATTTTGTCGGCGGCATAGGCACCGGAGGCCATATTACCGGTGTGGGAGAAATACTGAAAAAACGCTGGCCTGAACTCAAAGTCATTGGCGTTGAGCCAGAAGGTTGCGACCTTAGAAATAATATCCATGCGCCCCATGACCTTCAGGGATTGTCGGTTGGCATAGTGCCAGATGTGCTTAATGTTGGCCTGCTGGACGATACAGTACAAATTCGCACGGCCGATTGTAAATCCATGGTCAAACGTATTCTTCGCAACGAAGGGATCAGTCTTGGGTTATCGTCAGCCGCCAACCTAGTTGCTATTTCACAACTCGCTAAACGAGAAATACCACAAAACAGCAATGTTATCGCCCTGGCCTATGACCAGGTAGATTCGTATCTGAATTATTTTTCTGAGTAG
- the moeB gene encoding molybdopterin-synthase adenylyltransferase MoeB, giving the protein MAKIIVPDRVAKIVKLDTNEFDVPAASTVEDALVAVCEQVDALKAHFFHPNGEFKNHFMLVINDEHGSLAQSVASDSTVEILLATSGGIDLTPAELSKEEVERYSRHLLLPNVGRKGQGRLKAARVLIIGTGGLGSPIALYLAAAGVGTLGLIDFDVVEESNLQRQIVHGHNTIGELKVESAKTRLLDINKHLNIQTHTCALSPDNAFDIITDYDLVIDGSDNFATRYLVNDACVLLEKPLVSGSIHQFDGQISVFNHDGGPCYRCVFPESPPAELAPNCSAGGVIGVLPGVVGTIQATEAVKILLDMGESLAGKLLRFDALGMNFRSVKVKKDPHCKACANKDAIKQFTYTPQTCSDSSSELTMLTEHHYIQTTDLAHMMQDPTLMQDAVLLDVRDMQELEICVLPEVINIPLGELEDQLFRLDKSQTHYIICLAGRRAERAADLMLKHGFSKVYVLREGMVGWTRDIDTSMPIY; this is encoded by the coding sequence ATGGCTAAGATCATTGTTCCAGATCGCGTCGCGAAAATTGTAAAACTCGACACTAACGAATTTGACGTGCCTGCGGCAAGTACTGTCGAAGATGCATTAGTCGCTGTTTGTGAGCAAGTGGATGCATTAAAAGCCCACTTTTTTCACCCCAACGGGGAGTTTAAAAATCACTTTATGCTGGTCATAAACGACGAACACGGCAGCCTCGCCCAGTCGGTGGCAAGCGATTCTACGGTAGAAATTCTACTCGCCACATCCGGTGGCATAGATTTGACGCCGGCGGAACTGAGTAAAGAGGAAGTCGAGCGCTACTCCCGCCACTTGTTGTTGCCGAACGTTGGTCGCAAAGGCCAGGGCAGACTGAAAGCCGCGCGCGTTTTAATTATTGGTACCGGCGGTTTAGGTTCGCCTATCGCCCTCTACTTAGCAGCAGCTGGCGTGGGAACGCTGGGGCTCATCGATTTTGATGTCGTCGAGGAGAGCAATCTACAACGACAAATTGTGCACGGTCACAACACCATTGGCGAACTTAAAGTCGAATCGGCTAAAACCCGATTACTCGATATTAATAAACATCTCAATATTCAAACCCACACTTGCGCCCTCTCGCCCGATAACGCTTTCGACATAATTACGGATTACGACTTGGTTATTGACGGCTCTGACAATTTTGCCACCCGCTACCTGGTAAACGACGCCTGCGTACTCCTTGAAAAACCCTTGGTTTCAGGTTCGATTCACCAATTCGACGGCCAAATAAGTGTGTTTAACCACGACGGCGGACCTTGCTACCGCTGTGTATTTCCCGAAAGCCCACCGGCTGAGCTTGCACCTAACTGCAGCGCTGGTGGCGTTATTGGCGTATTGCCCGGTGTCGTAGGCACCATACAGGCGACTGAGGCGGTAAAAATTTTGTTGGACATGGGCGAGTCTCTCGCTGGGAAATTATTGCGTTTTGATGCGCTAGGCATGAACTTCCGCAGCGTAAAAGTTAAAAAAGACCCGCATTGCAAAGCCTGTGCGAACAAAGATGCAATTAAACAATTCACTTACACCCCCCAAACTTGCAGCGACAGCAGCTCGGAGCTCACCATGTTGACTGAACACCACTATATTCAAACTACCGACCTTGCACACATGATGCAAGACCCAACCCTAATGCAAGACGCCGTACTTCTGGATGTACGCGATATGCAAGAACTCGAAATTTGCGTATTGCCGGAAGTCATCAATATCCCACTGGGCGAATTGGAAGACCAATTGTTCCGACTCGACAAATCACAAACCCACTACATCATCTGCCTGGCCGGAAGACGTGCCGAGCGCGCCGCTGATCTTATGCTCAAACACGGCTTCTCCAAAGTTTATGTGCTGCGCGAAGGTATGGTTGGCTGGACCCGTGATATAGACACCAGCATGCCAATTTATTAG
- a CDS encoding Mov34/MPN/PAD-1 family protein, whose protein sequence is MLDNTLLTNIYAHGEKTYPEESCGFVAADGTVYKGTNIQNDLNKRDPELYPRTAKNGYSFSIKDVRALEGSFSSANPATIIYHSHPDVGAYFSSEDKDKALYMGEPIYDVNYLVADINNGCARGAKLFAYRDGDYTCIAQYDAHGFLQTETE, encoded by the coding sequence ATGTTAGACAATACCTTGCTAACGAACATTTACGCTCACGGCGAGAAAACCTACCCAGAAGAGTCCTGCGGATTTGTTGCGGCAGACGGAACGGTCTACAAGGGTACTAATATTCAAAACGACCTTAACAAACGTGACCCTGAGCTTTATCCCCGCACAGCAAAAAACGGATACAGCTTTTCCATCAAAGATGTGCGTGCTCTTGAGGGAAGCTTTTCCTCCGCCAATCCCGCGACCATCATTTACCACTCGCACCCCGACGTGGGGGCGTATTTCAGCAGCGAAGATAAAGACAAGGCGCTCTACATGGGGGAGCCGATCTACGACGTTAACTATCTTGTTGCGGACATTAACAACGGCTGTGCGCGTGGAGCAAAACTGTTCGCCTATCGTGACGGAGATTACACCTGTATCGCCCAGTACGATGCGCATGGATTTTTACAAACGGAAACAGAGTAG
- a CDS encoding DMT family transporter: MAITQRQLRIFWQSSLVTAILYSVVCLTWGTTWLGIKVAVDSIPPLTASGARFVIAFPFLLIICLLARAPVFFPKNRRIFFVLLTVFYFSVPYYFISYGEQYVSSGLTSLLFSTMPIFSIIFSALLLNEKIKINQIIGITIGFGCLVVILKSEGLIFTHKGLTGVLAILSAAMMHGFLYVFSKKNASDINVFTFNTLPVGLAGFLLCGAGLVVEKPDLSAASQASWVALLYLGVVASAGGFIVYFYLLKRMSPIILSFIFIIFPVVAVGIGALYENKTVTPEFFIFSSLMLIGFGLTKLPIDTLKRRLENMYGTERSAKPAYRR; this comes from the coding sequence ATGGCTATAACCCAACGACAACTCCGAATTTTTTGGCAGAGTTCCCTGGTTACCGCCATTCTCTATTCTGTTGTGTGCCTCACGTGGGGAACGACGTGGCTCGGCATTAAAGTCGCGGTAGACAGCATTCCGCCGCTCACCGCCTCAGGCGCCAGATTTGTAATTGCATTCCCGTTTTTGCTCATTATTTGTTTACTGGCGCGAGCGCCCGTATTTTTTCCGAAAAATCGACGTATTTTTTTTGTTTTGCTCACAGTGTTTTATTTTTCCGTTCCCTACTACTTCATTAGTTACGGTGAACAATATGTTTCATCTGGGCTTACATCGCTTCTTTTCAGTACCATGCCCATTTTTTCCATCATATTTTCAGCGCTACTGCTAAACGAAAAAATAAAAATCAACCAGATCATCGGCATTACTATCGGGTTTGGTTGCCTGGTAGTAATCCTTAAATCAGAAGGACTGATTTTCACGCACAAGGGGCTCACAGGAGTGCTGGCTATTCTCAGTGCGGCCATGATGCATGGCTTCTTGTATGTCTTTTCCAAAAAAAATGCTTCCGACATCAACGTATTTACTTTTAATACCCTTCCAGTCGGACTCGCTGGATTTCTGCTCTGTGGCGCAGGCCTTGTGGTTGAAAAACCAGATCTGAGCGCTGCGAGCCAGGCCAGCTGGGTAGCCTTGCTATACCTGGGGGTAGTCGCTTCCGCGGGTGGCTTTATCGTGTATTTTTACCTGCTCAAACGAATGAGCCCCATTATTTTGTCGTTTATTTTCATTATTTTTCCCGTGGTAGCGGTCGGCATTGGCGCGCTATACGAAAACAAAACTGTGACGCCGGAATTCTTCATCTTCTCTTCACTTATGCTGATCGGTTTTGGCTTAACAAAGCTCCCAATCGACACCTTAAAAAGGCGACTGGAAAACATGTACGGCACAGAGCGGTCAGCAAAACCGGCATATAGAAGGTAA
- a CDS encoding PLP-dependent aminotransferase family protein, with protein sequence MRVNENNDTVSIAEFLKDSLNKESGHIYLRMAQGFKQAINQGVVKAGFRLPAHRILADALDVTPGTVSRAYRELAKMGLVVSRVGDGTYINDEKSRQRLDDEFTNVPATYAHLVDLSRNLAIDFGTANLISQAMDALQKDQSQLATLIGYTPDTGIDAYRQSGALWMNQCGVSVAVDEVVCTNGAQHALMCALMTLLKEGEALAAEFLSYPGMVSLAKRLRLRLVGIAMDEQGILPAALDAACNKQKISTLYCTPSFQNPTSVILSRERREALVDVCNRHNIMIIEDGAGSALAPAQVPTLKNLAPERTVFISSLSKVIAAGIRVGYMAPPRSLLEHVAKTLRATSWMPNPLAHGIASHWINSGILAAVAEQQKIEIQRRHMLVVPHLKSLEYNAHRHCGQLWVKVPAQWRTGELVLALKKQGVLVLPSSAFCVDKRAAPRYIRVCLTGAVDDASLVRAAQCISATIQGAQEAS encoded by the coding sequence ATGAGGGTCAACGAGAATAATGACACCGTGTCAATTGCCGAATTTTTGAAGGATTCATTAAATAAGGAATCGGGTCACATTTATTTGCGCATGGCGCAGGGGTTTAAACAGGCGATAAATCAAGGTGTCGTAAAAGCCGGATTTCGACTGCCTGCGCATCGAATCCTGGCGGATGCACTGGATGTAACTCCCGGCACGGTATCTCGGGCATATCGCGAGCTGGCAAAAATGGGATTGGTGGTTTCGCGTGTAGGCGATGGCACTTATATTAATGATGAAAAAAGTCGGCAGCGATTGGATGATGAATTCACCAATGTGCCTGCAACGTATGCGCACCTCGTTGACCTTAGCCGTAATTTAGCCATCGATTTTGGCACTGCCAATTTAATTTCTCAGGCGATGGATGCCTTGCAAAAAGATCAATCGCAATTGGCGACGCTGATCGGCTATACACCGGATACCGGTATCGACGCTTATCGTCAGAGTGGCGCGCTTTGGATGAACCAGTGCGGTGTCTCTGTTGCGGTAGACGAAGTGGTCTGTACCAATGGCGCGCAGCACGCATTGATGTGCGCATTGATGACATTACTGAAAGAAGGGGAGGCACTTGCGGCAGAATTTTTAAGCTACCCGGGGATGGTTTCGCTCGCCAAACGATTGCGCTTGCGGTTGGTGGGTATCGCCATGGATGAGCAGGGCATTTTACCTGCGGCGCTGGATGCCGCCTGTAATAAACAAAAAATATCCACGCTTTATTGCACTCCGTCGTTTCAAAATCCAACTTCCGTTATTTTGTCGAGGGAGCGGCGTGAGGCCCTGGTGGATGTGTGCAACCGACACAACATAATGATAATTGAAGATGGCGCTGGAAGTGCGCTTGCTCCTGCGCAAGTTCCAACGTTGAAAAATCTTGCTCCAGAACGTACGGTATTTATTTCCAGTTTAAGTAAAGTGATTGCGGCAGGAATACGTGTCGGCTACATGGCGCCGCCTCGCTCGCTGCTTGAACATGTTGCCAAGACTCTGCGTGCAACCAGTTGGATGCCTAACCCGCTGGCGCACGGCATCGCCTCTCACTGGATCAATAGCGGTATTCTTGCAGCCGTTGCCGAGCAGCAGAAAATTGAGATTCAACGCCGTCATATGCTGGTTGTACCTCACCTTAAAAGCCTGGAATACAACGCGCATCGTCACTGCGGGCAGCTTTGGGTAAAAGTCCCTGCGCAATGGCGCACAGGGGAATTGGTTCTTGCGTTAAAAAAGCAGGGTGTGTTGGTGTTACCCTCGAGTGCATTCTGTGTCGATAAGCGCGCAGCGCCCAGATATATTCGCGTGTGCCTGACGGGGGCGGTCGATGATGCGAGCCTGGTGCGTGCGGCTCAATGCATATCGGCAACAATTCAAGGTGCACAGGAGGCGAGTTGA